The window ATAATTTCAAAAACTTCTGTGTTCTGATACATTTCATTGATTCTGACATCTACTACAAAATGACAAGACGCTGGTACGACGTTGTGCTGACTTCCTGCATTTATCTGTGTAACACTCATTTTTACTTTTCCTAAAAACTCTGATTCTTTTGGGAATTGATAACTTTTAATCCATTCAATATCTTGTAAGACTTCATAAATGGCATTTTTTGTATTGTTGTGTGCTGCGTGTCCTGCAATGCCTTTTGCGTATCCATCTATTACTAAAAGTCCTTTTTCTGCAATGGCTAACTGCATTTGAGTTGGTTCGCCTATAATGGCAAAATCAATAATTGGTAAATATTTTATCAGTTCACACAAACCATTTTGCCCAGAATTTTCTTCTTCGCCTGTGGCTGCTACGATGAGATTATATTTTAGATTTTCCTGTTCGTAATAATGAACAAAAGTAGCCAAAAGAGCCACCAAAGAAGCTCCTGCATCGTTACTTCCTAAGCCAAATAATTTCCCATCTTCGATAGTTGCCTCAAACGGATTTCGTGTATAGCCTTTGTTCGGACGAACAGTATCATGATGAGAATTTAGCAAAATGGTAGGCTTACTTTCGTCGAAATGCTTATTTTTTGCCCAAATATTATTATATAATCTTTCGGTTTTGATGCCAAACTCTTGTAGCCATTTTTGAATG is drawn from Bernardetia sp. and contains these coding sequences:
- a CDS encoding M20 family metallo-hydrolase; translated protein: MIESLQEKTLDLLKNLIQTQSFSEEEAETALHIQKWLQEFGIKTERLYNNIWAKNKHFDESKPTILLNSHHDTVRPNKGYTRNPFEATIEDGKLFGLGSNDAGASLVALLATFVHYYEQENLKYNLIVAATGEEENSGQNGLCELIKYLPIIDFAIIGEPTQMQLAIAEKGLLVIDGYAKGIAGHAAHNNTKNAIYEVLQDIEWIKSYQFPKESEFLGKVKMSVTQINAGSQHNVVPASCHFVVDVRINEMYQNTEVFEIIDKNTNSELKARSFRLNSSSIPKEHPFVQAGIKDGHTVYGSPTLSDQAVLSCPSVKLGIGDSLRSHQADEFIYLHELENGLKDYIKLLGNILT